Within the Streptomyces sp. NBC_00239 genome, the region ATCGTGGTGCGCGATGAGATGTGGCGCCAGATCCAGAGCGGCGGTGCCGCGATGGTCAGGAAGATCGATGCGGATCTCCGCCTCAGCAGGGCGTCCGGCACCATCCAGCTCCTGGCCACCCACTCGCTCGCCGACTTCGAGGCCCTCGGCGCGGCGGGTGAGGAGGCATCCGCTATCGCCAAGGAACTGATCGCCAAATGTGACACCAGGATTCAGCTGGCGCAGGACACCAAACCGCTGAACCTGACCAAGGAAGCCATCGGTCTCACGGAAGCCGAATGCGCCCTCATCGGCGGCTGGGGCGCCGGGCAGCGAGGCCGCGCCTTGTGGAAGGTCGGCCGCGCGGGCGGTAGTCACGCCGTTCAGCTGCTTCTGTCCAAGACAGAGAAGAGCCTGTTCGAAACCGACGAGCGAATGGTGATGTGACATGGCGCAGAAGGACGGGGGCCTCGACGACGGGACGATGCTGGCGGCTGCGGGCCTGGGGCTCGTCATCGCGCTCAGCTCCATCGTGCTCGTGGCCGCTCAGCTGGCCGGCGTCCTGTCTGGGAACGGATGGCCCGCGCCCACCCGAAGCCTGCCCGAGACGGTCGTCTGGTCGATCGTCTCGGGCCCCGGCTCCGCCTATGAGCCTGCTCCACCCGGCTGGCTCTTCTGGACCTTCGTCGTGCTGCTGGCTGCTCTCCTCGTCACCGCCGTCGTCGCCCTCGTGATCCGCTTCGGCGGCCGCAAGGACACTGGTGGCGCCAAGTGGGGCGGCAAGAAGACCGAGAAGGTCATGGCCGCGGCGGAGAAGCCGGAGGAGCGTCCGGACCGTATGACCGCGGGGCGCGGGCAGTTGACGAACAGGATCCTCGCGGTCACTGAGCGCGCCGCCTCTGTGGTTGCCTTCGGCCCGCCCGGCAGCGCCAAAACCACCGGCCTCCTGTTGGGCAACGCCGCCGAATGGCGGGGTCCCGCCGTGATCACCACGACCAAGGCCGCTGATCTCAAGGCCATCTACGCCAGCCGACAGGCCCTCGGGCCGGTGTACGTGATCGCGCCTGCCGGCCTTCCCGGTGTGCAGACGCATCACTGGTCGCCAGTGGACTACGCGACCGATCCGGAGTCGGCGGAGCGCATGGCCGAGTGGATGGCGGAGGCTGCACAGAAGGCGTACGACCCGCGGGCCGAGCCGTGGATCGCACAGGCCCGCGCCATCCTGGCCGGGCTGCTGCTGGCTGCGAACCTCTCCGGCGGCGGCATCAACCGCTTCCGCGAGTGGCTCGCCCTGGGCCGTGACGCGGTCGACCACGTTCGGGCAATCCTCGAACCGACGTACCCGGAAGTCGCTCTCGACTACGCCCAGCCGTGGCTCCAGCTCCACAAGGACGGCGCTGGCTCGGTGCAGTTCACCTTGAACGTCATCGCGGCCGTCTACCGGTCTCAGCAGATCCGGGACGTCTCCGCCTCCACGGACTTCACGGCCGAGCAGGTCCTGGACGACAACGGGACGATCATCCTGGTCGCCTCGCCCACCAACGCGGAGCGCTTCGCCCCCCTGTTCACGTCGATCATCGCGTCCGTCATCCACGCCGGTGAGAACCGGTTCGAGCAGACCGGTGAGCCCCTCAACAACGCCCTGGGGCTGTTCGTCGACGAGGCGGGCAACGTGTTGCGGTACCCCAAGCTGCCGACGATCCTCACCACCGGCCGGGGCATGGGGATCGCCCTGCTGACGATCTGGCACGACCTTGCTCAGCTGGCTTCGAGGGTGGGATCCGAGGGCGCCAAGACGGTGGTGTCGGCCTCCCATCTTCGGATGCTGCTGCCGGGACTCGCCGACGATGACACGATCCGCTACTTCAACTACTTGCTCGGCAAGGAACACGCGGAGCGCACCTCCCGCTCCTCCGGCGGCTCCGGTCGTGCCTCGACATCAACGAGCGTCGTGGAGACCGACCTGGTGCCCGTGCACGAACTGCGTGAGATCCCGAAGCTCACGGCCATCGCCGTGTACTTCAACGAGCGGCCGCTGCGCGTCAACCTGCGCCTGACCTATCGCGATGCCGACCTGAAGGCATGGCTGGCGCGCCCCGCCGGTTCGGTCTCTCTGTCGAAGGACGACATCACCACTGCCTTGGAGGCCCCCGTTGGCTGAGGACACCGACACCATTCAGCCGGCTTCGGACGAGGACGCCGCACAAGAGACGTCCGAGGATCTGCCCGAAGAGCAGCCGGACGCTCCTCAGCGCTGGGTGTGGGCCGACATGGACCCCGCCGACCGCGAGCAGCGCTTGGAGGAGCTGGTGACGTGGGTCGACTGGCTCGTGGAGACCTTCGATCTGCGCAGTCAGGTAGCCCGCTGCTGGTACCGGCACCCCCGGCTCATCGAGCACTTCAGCGCCCTCTTCATCGGCTGGGTCCGCACCTACGCGGGTGATCCGACCAAGCTGAGCACCCGCGCTGAGCTCGACTGGATCAAGGAGCTGTACGCCCTGCTCCCCCGCTTGAACAGCGCGAGCTGCCAGACCAAGCACATCGACCCGCCGCCTCAGTCCTACTCGATGGCGGAGGCCTTCGACCAGTGGCTCGG harbors:
- a CDS encoding type IV secretory system conjugative DNA transfer family protein, whose translation is MAQKDGGLDDGTMLAAAGLGLVIALSSIVLVAAQLAGVLSGNGWPAPTRSLPETVVWSIVSGPGSAYEPAPPGWLFWTFVVLLAALLVTAVVALVIRFGGRKDTGGAKWGGKKTEKVMAAAEKPEERPDRMTAGRGQLTNRILAVTERAASVVAFGPPGSAKTTGLLLGNAAEWRGPAVITTTKAADLKAIYASRQALGPVYVIAPAGLPGVQTHHWSPVDYATDPESAERMAEWMAEAAQKAYDPRAEPWIAQARAILAGLLLAANLSGGGINRFREWLALGRDAVDHVRAILEPTYPEVALDYAQPWLQLHKDGAGSVQFTLNVIAAVYRSQQIRDVSASTDFTAEQVLDDNGTIILVASPTNAERFAPLFTSIIASVIHAGENRFEQTGEPLNNALGLFVDEAGNVLRYPKLPTILTTGRGMGIALLTIWHDLAQLASRVGSEGAKTVVSASHLRMLLPGLADDDTIRYFNYLLGKEHAERTSRSSGGSGRASTSTSVVETDLVPVHELREIPKLTAIAVYFNERPLRVNLRLTYRDADLKAWLARPAGSVSLSKDDITTALEAPVG